The Daucus carota subsp. sativus chromosome 2, DH1 v3.0, whole genome shotgun sequence genome includes a window with the following:
- the LOC108206572 gene encoding receptor-like cytosolic serine/threonine-protein kinase RBK2 isoform X1, which translates to MVDKLSLGMEKEKEDAYSPTGVLEDYLNSLESDSVSTKDGTCVEDQQLSKPPSRWAGFVQLLKSKSRRHLGTLHPLNLSKRFSSSMREIASPHADSDLNYFKPHWKNFTLLQLQSATNNFSHENLIGKGGYAEVYKGCLRNGQPVAVKKLVKGSPEERIGDFLAELGIMAHVNHPNTAKLIGYGVEGGMYLVLELSAHGSLASLLHASNTKLEWSIRYKVATGTAEGLVYLHEGGQRRIIHRDIKAANILLTNDFEPQICDFGLAKWLPEHWTHHTVSSFEGTFGYLAPEFLMHGIVDEKTDVFAFGVLLLELISGRRALDYSQQSLVMWAKPLLKKNNIRELVDPLLLDDYNSLQMNLMVLSAFLCVQQSSIRRPRMNQVLQILKGDHRSLEMVKRCRKASYWRRYYEELFDAEDHHLNRV; encoded by the exons ATGGTAGATAAATTAAGTTTGGGTATGGAGAAGGAAAAAGAAGATGCATACTCACCTACTGGAGTGCTAGAGGACTACTTGAATAGCTTAGAATCCGATAGTGTGTCTACGAAAGACGGCACTTGTGTTGAGGACCAACAGTTGTCGAAACCTCCTTCTAGGTGGGCTGGTTTTGTGCAGTTACTGAAATCCAAGTCAAGAAGGCATTTAGGCACCTTGCATCCTCTTAATCTTTCTAAAAGATTTAGCAGCAGCATGAGAGAAATAGCCAGTCCTCACGCGGATtctgatttgaattattttaagccTCATTGGAAGAATTTCACCCTTTTGCAACTCCAATCTGCTACCAACAATTTTTCCCATG AAAATCTTATTGGAAAGGGAGGCTATGCTGAGGTTTATAAAGGATGCTTGCGAAATGGCCAGCCTGTTGCAGTTAAAAAACTGGTGAAAGGGTCGCCTGAGGAGAGGATAGGGGACTTCCTAGCAGAGCTTGGAATCATGGCTCATGTTAACCATCCTAATACCGCCAAGTTGATTGGTTACGGGGTTGAGGGAGGCATGTACCTTGTTCTAGAGCTTTCTGCTCATGGTAGTTTGGCATCACTACTTCATG CTTCAAATACAAAACTGGAATGGAGTATCAGATATAAGGTTGCTACGGGAACAGCCGAAGGCCTTGTATATCTTCATGAAGGTGGTCAAAGAAGAATTATTCACAGAGATATAAAGGctgcaaatatattacttacaaACGACTTTGAGCCTCAG ATTTGTGACTTTGGGCTTGCAAAATGGCTCCCGGAGCACTGGACTCACCACACCGTGTCATCATTTGAAGGCACATTTGG CTATCTTGCTCCAGAGTTCTTGATGCATGGCATAGTAGATGAGAAAACTGATGTGTTCGCCTTTGGAGTGCTGCTATTGGAACTTATAAGTGGACGTCGAGCTCTGGATTACTCACAACAAAGCCTTGTAATGTGG GCGAAGCCTTtgctcaagaaaaataacatcaGAGAGCTTGTCGATCCTTTACTCCTCGATGACTACAACTCCCTACAGATGAACCTTATGGTTTTATCTGCTTTTCTCTGTGTGCAACAGTCATCTATCCGACGACCTCGAATGAATCAG GTTCTACAGATTTTAAAAGGTGATCACAGGAGCTTGGAGATGGTGAAAAGATGTAGAAAGGCATCTTATTGGAGGAGGTATTACGAGGAGCTTTTTGATGCAGAGGATCATCATTTGAACAGAGTCTAG
- the LOC108210211 gene encoding probable LRR receptor-like serine/threonine-protein kinase RKF3 produces MSRSHLFIITLLGFCSLCSSQSPTKCPLDFNVLRRLAEGSRPSDKVADQCLLILQGLRLVQSDYLRRTNKFLPPLSSAESCWKDYQGNFDQLGNSFDIRSTCGFETQWIAEGCQNITTREEYESRNSRNALNGVSQACNQSLNGAPCATCTTSLSALLPSDVKGEKVGNVSDCTAFKSIYAAAFANSYGPTDRGTAECLFALTFDRSNKDESRRKILIGVFSGIGGLIIVVGVCGFLWFRKKKIERAKRKEEITKKWTELNSSALDSISGSTTLIKFSFDEIQEATKNFSRLNIIGKGGYGNVYKGVLPDGTEVALKRFKNCSAAGDADFSHEVEVIASVRHVNLVALRGYCTATTNFEGHQRIIVCELMKNGSLHDHLFGSDEKKLSWPLRQKIALGTARGLAYLHYGAQPTIIHRDIKGSNILLDDDFEPKVADFGLAKFAPEGATHVSTRVAGTMGYVAPEYALYGQLTERSDVYSFGIVLLELLSGKKALLEIDEDQHTLVADWAWALVRTGRPLDVVEEGIPELGPPDVMEKYVLLAVLCSHPQLYARPTMDQVVKILDSDLPVPMIPERPIPITAAIDDIEKSVSTMNSGNLSTYSGYQPYIDNSAPNTPRL; encoded by the coding sequence ATGTCAAGATCCCATCTTTTTATCATTACACTTCTTGGGTTTTGCTCACTTTGCTCATCCCAGTCCCCCACAAAATGCCCCCTTGATTTCAATGTTCTCAGGCGCCTTGCTGAGGGCTCCAGGCCCTCCGATAAAGTCGCTGATCAGTGTCTCTTGATCCTCCAGGGCTTACGCCTGGTTCAATCTGATTATCTTAGGAGGACTAACAAGTTCTTGCCTCCTCTCTCGTCTGCTGAGTCTTGCTGGAAAGATTATCAGGGAAATTTTGATCAGTTGGGTAATAGTTTTGATATTCGAAGCACTTGTGGATTTGAGACTCAGTGGATTGCTGAAGGGTGTCAGAATATTACTACAAGGGAAGAGTATGAGAGTAGGAATAGTAGGAATGCTTTGAATGGGGTTTCACAGGCTTGTAATCAGTCTTTGAATGGGGCGCCTTGTGCTACTTGTACTACGAGTCTTTCGGCTTTGTTGCCTTCTGATGTCAAGGGGGAGAAAGTTGGGAATGTGTCGGATTGTACTGCGTTTAAGTCCATTTATGCAGCTGCTTTTGCGAATTCGTATGGTCCAACTGATAGGGGGACAGCTGAGTGTTTGTTTGCGCTGACATTTGATAGGTCGAATAAGGATGAGAGTAGGaggaagattttgattggggTGTTTTCGGGGATTGGGGGTTTGATAATTGTGGTTGGGGTTTGTGGGTTTTTGTGGTTTAGGAAGAAGAAGATTGAGAGGGCTAAGAGGAAAGAGGAGATCACGAAGAAATGGACTGAATTGAATTCGTCTGCGTTGGATTCAATTAGTGGAAGTACTACATTGATTAAGTTTTCGTTTGATGAGATTCAGGAGGCGACGAAGAATTTCTCGAGGTTGAATATAATTGGGAAGGGGGGATATGGGAATGTGTATAAAGGGGTTTTGCCGGATGGGACTGAAGTTGCGTTGAAGAGGTTTAAGAATTGTTCCGCTGCTGGAGATGCAGATTTTTCTCATGAAGTAGAGGTTATTGCTAGTGTCCGTCATGTGAATTTAGTGGCTTTAAGAGGGTATTGTACAGCTACAACGAATTTTGAAGGTCATCAAAGGATTATCGTTTGTGAATTGATGAAGAATGGGAGTTTACACGATCATCTTTTTGGGTCGGATGAAAAGAAGTTGAGCTGGCCTCTTCGACAAAAGATTGCGTTAGGAACTGCTAGAGGATTGGCATATTTGCATTATGGGGCACAACCAACTATTATTCATAGGGATATTAAAGGTAGTAACATACTTTTGGATGATGATTTTGAGCCTAAAGTTGCAGATTTTGGCCTTGCTAAGTTTGCACCTGAGGGAGCAACACATGTTAGCACTAGGGTTGCTGGAACAATGGGCTACGTTGCCCCTGAATATGCTTTGTATGGGCAGTTGACAGAGAGAAGTGATGTTTATAGTTTTGGAATTGTGCTTCTTGAACTTTTGAGTGGGAAAAAGGCGCTTCTTGAGATCGACGAGGACCAGCATACACTTGTGGCGGATTGGGCTTGGGCGTTGGTTAGGACAGGTAGACCATTAGATGTTGTTGAAGAAGGTATTCCGGAGTTAGGGCCACCAGATGTTATGGAAAAGTATGTGTTGCTTGCTGTTCTTTGTTCTCATCCTCAATTGTATGCCAGGCCTACAATGGACCAAGTAGTGAAGATCTTGGACTCAGATCTGCCAGTCCCAATGATACCCGAGAGGCCTATTCCGATCACTGCTGCTATTGATGATATTGAGAAATCTGTTAGCACCATGAATTCAGGTAATTTGTCCACTTATTCTGGCTATCAGCCATACATTGATAATTCTGCACCTAATACACCAAGGTTGTAG
- the LOC108206178 gene encoding uncharacterized protein LOC108206178, with protein MLRIFNRNFKRLCSRLRWPVRRRPKPKILIKKLEKSSSKLQLEQKESSIINSSAAIHPNGSKSRKSVRIATFNAALFSMAPVIPKTEMFSSSVYENGDFSKVKSPGDVNFRTNSMADRPKSILKQSPLHPTSVSSEDNLSRQQKFVKSKLRVSINLPDNEISLKRSGQLSFVEDDKMDSSKGKGQLRSSFSMPTNGMPVINGQSFRSTRTVVEVLRELDADILALQDVKAEEEKDMKPLSDLAAALGMNYVFAESWAPEYGNAILSKWPIKRSRIQKIFDDSDFRNVLKATIDVPQTGEIEFHCTLLDHLDENWRMKQINAIIGSNDTPHILAGGLNSLDETDYSSERWSDIVKYYEEMGKPTPKLEVMRYLKSKQYTDAKDFAGECESVVMIAKGQSVQGTCKYGTRVDYVLLSPDSPYKFIPGSYSVFSSKGTSDHHIVKVDVTKVDMNSQQQIGSRRRHKPKQQRIVKINNSSPSTKGIWKTNTVKR; from the exons ATGCTCAGAATTTTCAACAGAAACTTCAAGCGCCTCTGTTCGAGACTCCGGTGGCCGGTTCGACGCAGGCCTAAACCGAAGATTTTGATCAAAAAGCTTGAAAAATCCAGCTCAAAGCTCCAGTTAGAGCAGAAAGAGTCTTCCATTATTAATAGCTCAGCAGCTATTCATCCTAATGGATCAAAGTCAAGAAAGTCAGTCCGTATCGCGACGTTTAATGCTGCCCTTTTCTCCATGGCGCCTGTCATTCCCAAGACTGAGATGTTCTCTAGTTCTGTTTATGAAAATGGTGATTTCTCAAAGGTTAAAAGCCCCGGTGATGTTAATTTCAGGACTAATTCGATGGCTGATCGTCCGAAAAGTATACTAAAACAGAGTCCCCTGCATCCAACTTCAGTAAGCTCAGAGGATAATTTGTCCAGGCAACAAAAGTTTGTCAAATCAAAGTTAAGGGTATCGATAAATTTGCCGGATAATGAGATTTCATTGAAGAGGAGTGGGCAATTAAGCTTCGTTGAAGACGATAAAATGGATTCTTCGAAAGGAAAAGGCCAGTTGAGATCCAGTTTCAGCATGCCTACAAATGGGATGCCAGTGATTAATGGACAGAGTTTCAGGAGTACAAGAACAGTTGTTGAAGTGTTGAGAGAATTGGATGCTGATATATTAGCTTTACAAGATGTGAAAGCTGAGGAAGAGAAAGATATGAAGCCTCTCTCTGATTTAGCTGCAGCTTTGGGGATGAATTATGTTTTCGCGGAGAGTTGGGCTCCTGAATATGGCAATGCTATCTTGTCGAAATGGCCTATAAAGAGGTCCAGAATTCAGAAGATTTTTGATGACTCTGATTTCAG GAACGTTCTGAAGGCTACAATCGATGTACCCCAGACAGGAGAAATTGAGTTTCACTGCACCCTACTTGATCATCTAGACGAAAACTGGCGAATGAAGCAGATAAATGCCATAATTGGATCCAATGACACTCCTCACATTTTGGCTGGAGGACTGAATTCTCTTGATGAAACAGATTACTCATCCGAAAGATGGAGCGACATTGTAAAG TATTACGAAGAAATGGGAAAGCCAACGCCAAAGCTTGAGGTGATGAGATATCTAAAGAGTAAGCAGTATACAGATGCCAAGGACTTTGCAGGAGAGTGTGAATCAGTAGTCATGATCGCGAAAGGGCAGA GTGTCCAGGGTACATGTAAATATGGAACTCGGGTTGATTACGTCTTGTTATCACCAGACTCTCCTTACAAGTTTATTCCAGGATCATACTCGGTTTTCTCATCGAAAGGGACTTCTGATCATCACATTGTGAAAGTAGATGTAACAAAGGTAGATATGAACTCTCAGCAACAAATTGGCAGTAGGAGAAGACACAAACCGAAGCAACAGAGAATTGTGAAGATAAACAATTCATCACCATCCACAAAAGGTATATGGAAAACAAACACTGTTAAGAGATAG
- the LOC108206572 gene encoding receptor-like cytosolic serine/threonine-protein kinase RBK2 isoform X2 has protein sequence MEKEKEDAYSPTGVLEDYLNSLESDSVSTKDGTCVEDQQLSKPPSRWAGFVQLLKSKSRRHLGTLHPLNLSKRFSSSMREIASPHADSDLNYFKPHWKNFTLLQLQSATNNFSHENLIGKGGYAEVYKGCLRNGQPVAVKKLVKGSPEERIGDFLAELGIMAHVNHPNTAKLIGYGVEGGMYLVLELSAHGSLASLLHASNTKLEWSIRYKVATGTAEGLVYLHEGGQRRIIHRDIKAANILLTNDFEPQICDFGLAKWLPEHWTHHTVSSFEGTFGYLAPEFLMHGIVDEKTDVFAFGVLLLELISGRRALDYSQQSLVMWAKPLLKKNNIRELVDPLLLDDYNSLQMNLMVLSAFLCVQQSSIRRPRMNQVLQILKGDHRSLEMVKRCRKASYWRRYYEELFDAEDHHLNRV, from the exons ATGGAGAAGGAAAAAGAAGATGCATACTCACCTACTGGAGTGCTAGAGGACTACTTGAATAGCTTAGAATCCGATAGTGTGTCTACGAAAGACGGCACTTGTGTTGAGGACCAACAGTTGTCGAAACCTCCTTCTAGGTGGGCTGGTTTTGTGCAGTTACTGAAATCCAAGTCAAGAAGGCATTTAGGCACCTTGCATCCTCTTAATCTTTCTAAAAGATTTAGCAGCAGCATGAGAGAAATAGCCAGTCCTCACGCGGATtctgatttgaattattttaagccTCATTGGAAGAATTTCACCCTTTTGCAACTCCAATCTGCTACCAACAATTTTTCCCATG AAAATCTTATTGGAAAGGGAGGCTATGCTGAGGTTTATAAAGGATGCTTGCGAAATGGCCAGCCTGTTGCAGTTAAAAAACTGGTGAAAGGGTCGCCTGAGGAGAGGATAGGGGACTTCCTAGCAGAGCTTGGAATCATGGCTCATGTTAACCATCCTAATACCGCCAAGTTGATTGGTTACGGGGTTGAGGGAGGCATGTACCTTGTTCTAGAGCTTTCTGCTCATGGTAGTTTGGCATCACTACTTCATG CTTCAAATACAAAACTGGAATGGAGTATCAGATATAAGGTTGCTACGGGAACAGCCGAAGGCCTTGTATATCTTCATGAAGGTGGTCAAAGAAGAATTATTCACAGAGATATAAAGGctgcaaatatattacttacaaACGACTTTGAGCCTCAG ATTTGTGACTTTGGGCTTGCAAAATGGCTCCCGGAGCACTGGACTCACCACACCGTGTCATCATTTGAAGGCACATTTGG CTATCTTGCTCCAGAGTTCTTGATGCATGGCATAGTAGATGAGAAAACTGATGTGTTCGCCTTTGGAGTGCTGCTATTGGAACTTATAAGTGGACGTCGAGCTCTGGATTACTCACAACAAAGCCTTGTAATGTGG GCGAAGCCTTtgctcaagaaaaataacatcaGAGAGCTTGTCGATCCTTTACTCCTCGATGACTACAACTCCCTACAGATGAACCTTATGGTTTTATCTGCTTTTCTCTGTGTGCAACAGTCATCTATCCGACGACCTCGAATGAATCAG GTTCTACAGATTTTAAAAGGTGATCACAGGAGCTTGGAGATGGTGAAAAGATGTAGAAAGGCATCTTATTGGAGGAGGTATTACGAGGAGCTTTTTGATGCAGAGGATCATCATTTGAACAGAGTCTAG